From a region of the Dictyostelium discoideum AX4 chromosome 2 chromosome, whole genome shotgun sequence genome:
- a CDS encoding ARID/BRIGHT DNA binding domain-containing protein yields the protein MSGINSNVNNNNSSNNNNNNNNNGNQQQNNGNNSPNIQPVDDAEEKRFISNLFYFMTQRGTPIEKIPIFDHKELNLYKLYNCVISRGGLEAVIDNKLWRQITTDLAVDPERTDAGFRLRIHYLKYLYPYERKHYLKIEDDEQFDYEAFEKHLSKSPADKKTSISRKKKQQLQNHYNHPSNQIPQNHHQSLHQHIPHSQTPHLNNNHHHHNNHLQQQQQQQQQQQQQQQQQQQQQQQYHILQQQQQQQQNINSNNISSGKTTPSPTSSPGGLISSPSSSPHNRQSQILPQSSNFNSINNNNNNNNNSFNSNNNNNNNNNNNNNNNNNNNNNNNNNNNNNNNNNINNNSNSNSNNNNNNNITNNLVSANSSIPSPSNVLNIGNNFDSFSNDSILSLYSPSNFSTPQNSPAVNLKLLEIKSLKKYNAYHRLKVSHSPSRTELVSAVIHHFSHQNIDEDTIITSFLKRVKSESSRIRQLEKV from the exons atgaGTGGAATTAActcaaatgtaaataataataacagcagcaataataataataataataataataatggaaaccaacaacaaaataatggtaataatagtcCCAATATTCAACCAGTTGATGATGCTGAGGAAAAGagatttatttcaaatttgttttattttatgacACAAAGAGGTACTCCAATTGAAAAGATTCCAATCTTTGATCATAAAGAATTGAATCTATATAAATTGTATAATTGTGTAATCTCAAGAGGTGGCTTAGAGGCAGTGATCGATAATAAATTGTGGAGACAAATTACCACTGATTTGGCAGTGGACCCAGAGAGAACGGATGCCGGCTTTCGTCTTAGAATTCATTatctaaaatatttatatccATATGAAAGAAAACATTACCTAAAGATTGAAGATGATGAGCAATTCGATTATGAAGCATTTGAAAAACATCTATCAAAATCGCCAGCCGATAAAAAAACTTCTATCTcaagaaaaaagaaacaacaattacaaaatcaTTATAACCATCCTTCAAATCAAATACCTCAAAATCATCACCAAAGTTTACATCAACATATACCACATTCTCAAACTCcccatttaaataataatcatcatcatcataataatcatttacaacaacaacaacagcaacaacaacaacaacaacaacaacaacaacaacaacaacaacaacaacaacaataccatattttacaacaacaacaacaacaacaacaaaacatAAATAGCAATAATATTAGTAGTGGAAAAACAACGCCATCACCTACCTCATCACCAGGTGGCTTAATTTCTTCTCCCTCTTCATCACCACACAATCGTCAATCACAAATTTTACCACAatcttcaaattttaatagtataaataataataataataataataataatagttttaatagtaacaacaataataataataataataataataataataataataataataataataataataataataataataataataataataataataataataatattaataataacagtaatagtaatagtaataataataataacaataatattacaaataatttagtttCAGCAAATTCTTCTATACCATCACCttcaaatgttttaaatattggtaataattttgatagtttttcaaatgattcaattttaagTTTGTACAGTCCTTCCAATTTCTCAACACCACAAAACTCACCC gcagtaaatttgaaacttttggaaattaaatctttaaagaaATATAATGCATATCATAGACTAAAGGTATCACACTCTCCATCAAGAACAGAGTTGGTTTCAGCAGTTATTCATCATTTTTCACACCAAAATATTGATGAAGATACAATTATTACTTCATTTTTAAAGAGAGTAAAAAGTGAATCCTCAAGGATAAGACAATTAGAAAAggtttaa